A single genomic interval of Arthrobacter methylotrophus harbors:
- a CDS encoding hotdog fold thioesterase has protein sequence MVETTLSGATQHQILKNDPASEWMGLEVLKIDDGHATVRMTLRQEMLNGFGMAHGGMIFAFADSAFALACNPANPSPSEADSITVAAGVDINFLKPAYQGQVITAVANRRANNGRSGLYDIQIFAADPGDLASTGSGAAPDAGAGTHVPKDPGRYGELIAEFRGRSRTISKK, from the coding sequence ATGGTTGAGACCACCCTTTCTGGCGCAACGCAGCACCAGATCCTCAAGAACGACCCCGCCTCCGAGTGGATGGGCCTCGAGGTCCTCAAGATCGACGACGGCCACGCCACAGTCCGCATGACCCTCCGCCAAGAGATGCTCAACGGCTTCGGAATGGCCCACGGCGGAATGATCTTCGCCTTCGCGGATTCGGCATTCGCCCTCGCCTGCAACCCGGCCAACCCCTCGCCGTCGGAAGCCGACTCCATCACCGTCGCCGCCGGCGTCGACATCAACTTCCTCAAGCCGGCCTATCAAGGTCAAGTGATCACCGCCGTCGCAAACCGCCGCGCCAACAACGGACGCAGCGGCCTGTACGACATCCAGATCTTCGCTGCGGACCCGGGCGATCTTGCCAGCACCGGCTCGGGTGCCGCCCCCGACGCCGGTGCGGGCACCCACGTGCCCAAGGATCCGGGCCGCTATGGCGAGCTCATCGCCGAGTTCCGTGGCCGCAGCCGCACCATCTCCAAGAAGTAG
- a CDS encoding GNAT family protein, which produces MPRIELPLRTPRLVLRRFEATDLERFHAYQSLPETARFLLRHELTLTQSMEALGRYANFTFEQEGDWACLAIERADSAGLLGEVVLKWLPGTGQAEIGWILAPESRGHGYAAEAAEAVLRLGFETLMFHRIDAKLDALNTSSSSLCERLGMRREAVLVDNWHYKGQWSTQVIFAILDSEWRARKRRKSIDA; this is translated from the coding sequence ATGCCCCGTATTGAACTTCCCCTCCGGACGCCGAGACTCGTGCTTCGCCGGTTCGAGGCCACTGACCTGGAGCGATTCCATGCCTACCAGTCACTTCCGGAAACGGCGCGATTTCTCCTCCGGCATGAATTGACCCTCACGCAGTCCATGGAAGCGCTGGGACGCTACGCCAATTTCACCTTCGAGCAGGAGGGCGACTGGGCGTGCCTGGCCATAGAGCGCGCGGACTCAGCGGGGCTGCTGGGCGAAGTGGTGCTCAAATGGCTGCCGGGCACGGGGCAGGCCGAGATCGGTTGGATCCTCGCACCGGAAAGCCGGGGCCATGGCTACGCGGCAGAGGCAGCCGAGGCAGTCCTCCGGCTGGGTTTTGAGACCCTCATGTTCCACAGGATCGACGCCAAGCTCGATGCCCTGAACACCTCGTCGTCGAGCTTGTGCGAGCGGCTTGGCATGCGTCGGGAGGCGGTCCTTGTGGACAACTGGCACTACAAAGGCCAGTGGTCCACCCAGGTGATCTTTGCCATACTCGACTCCGAATGGCGCGCACGGAAGCGGCGAAAGAGCATCGATGCGTGA
- a CDS encoding response regulator transcription factor: MSASGVAVVIEDDDDIREVVHAVLEASGLEVYAAGNGVDGVAAVRLHNPDVITLDLGLPDIDGIEVTRRVREFSDAYIVMLTARAREVDTLQGLAVGADDFITKPFRARELLARVETLLRRPRGSKLLSGVSGGSATSELPRAEGAMALSAPVPSPPPTSGQPANGQPAEEHTGLEHNGLYLDVATRTTRVGAEEVQLTRTEFDLLQALMEAGRVVRSTTGLARWLHAREYETGGYVSESEERAIQVHIANLRRKLGDSAQSPRWVETVRGVGYRLAAKTSEN, from the coding sequence GTGAGCGCATCTGGCGTAGCCGTAGTAATCGAGGATGACGATGACATTCGTGAGGTGGTTCATGCTGTCCTGGAAGCCTCGGGCTTGGAGGTCTATGCGGCCGGGAACGGTGTGGATGGCGTGGCTGCGGTCCGCCTCCATAATCCGGACGTCATAACCCTGGACCTGGGCCTGCCGGACATTGACGGGATCGAGGTGACCCGCCGCGTCCGTGAGTTCAGCGACGCCTACATCGTCATGCTGACCGCCCGTGCGCGCGAGGTGGACACGCTGCAAGGTCTGGCCGTTGGCGCGGACGACTTTATCACCAAGCCCTTCCGGGCCCGCGAACTCCTGGCCCGGGTCGAGACGCTCCTGCGCCGGCCGCGCGGCAGCAAGCTATTGAGCGGAGTTTCCGGGGGGAGCGCGACGTCGGAGCTGCCGCGAGCGGAGGGGGCCATGGCGCTGAGCGCTCCGGTCCCTTCCCCGCCCCCAACAAGTGGGCAACCGGCAAACGGGCAACCGGCCGAGGAACACACGGGCCTGGAACACAACGGCCTCTACCTGGACGTGGCCACGCGGACTACGCGGGTGGGTGCCGAAGAGGTGCAATTGACCCGTACCGAGTTCGATCTCCTCCAAGCGCTCATGGAGGCCGGGCGTGTTGTCCGGAGCACCACGGGTTTGGCCCGCTGGCTCCATGCGAGGGAGTACGAAACCGGTGGCTATGTCAGTGAGTCCGAAGAACGCGCTATCCAGGTTCACATCGCTAATCTGAGGCGGAAGCTCGGCGATTCGGCGCAGTCGCCCCGTTGGGTGGAGACTGTTCGTGGCGTGGGGTACCGTCTGGCCGCAAAGACTTCGGAAAACTGA
- a CDS encoding ATP-binding protein, with protein sequence MESRLTIDASVPKSALVADPDPIRRAETNAALTSAGFVVRSASDAGSLAAALESEPSDVLVVDNGLRDLLPRNVAPVLLMLDPDDELDVSALEAWTIADFVYSGQPPAVRASRALVLIARASERMRRRAETESLRESLRKVSSAIRSTIDPAQIARHLVDGIGDALGAEHVWFTTFPDARVPQVSAEWNAPGLAHGVLPVELTDEVTRFEVAEHLWAEAEVQPLPRRALPGQPDGARAPGGAHAPSASVVVPVGEGDLVLGVIWIARPDTAQEWTRAEIGLIQHVSGNLAYGLMQSHLIGAQQEVMYKLQELDQAKTDFLTTVNHELRTPLTSITAYLDMIRSGAGGAIPAGVERMVDVISRNAERLRRLIEDMLTVSHQNSSGELHLSPVNVGTMLRLVVSALQPLAESRSLSLTVAHAPGTVTVQADEAKLEQVFSNIISNAIKFTPDGGHVAVSSEITPDPVPSVVVRVEDTGVGIPEKEIDQVFTRFFRASNASTAAIPGSGLGLAIVHDIVERHSGALDIESGLGVGTTVSVRLPLNTRN encoded by the coding sequence GTGGAGAGTCGCTTGACTATCGACGCCTCGGTGCCGAAGAGTGCCTTGGTGGCCGACCCCGATCCGATCCGTCGCGCGGAGACCAACGCGGCGCTCACCTCCGCGGGGTTCGTGGTTCGTTCAGCGTCCGACGCCGGCTCGCTTGCAGCCGCGCTGGAGAGCGAGCCGAGTGACGTGCTGGTGGTGGACAACGGGCTCCGGGATCTGCTTCCCCGGAATGTTGCCCCTGTTCTGCTCATGCTGGACCCGGACGACGAGCTTGATGTTTCCGCGCTGGAAGCATGGACCATCGCGGATTTTGTGTACAGTGGCCAGCCCCCGGCCGTTCGGGCAAGCAGGGCACTGGTACTGATTGCCCGGGCCAGCGAAAGGATGCGCCGCCGCGCGGAAACCGAATCACTGAGGGAAAGCCTGCGGAAGGTGTCCTCGGCGATCCGGTCAACCATCGATCCAGCGCAGATCGCCCGGCATCTGGTGGATGGAATCGGCGACGCCCTGGGCGCGGAACACGTCTGGTTCACCACGTTCCCGGACGCCCGCGTACCGCAGGTCAGTGCCGAATGGAACGCTCCTGGCCTGGCCCACGGAGTCCTGCCTGTCGAGCTCACCGACGAGGTGACCAGGTTCGAAGTGGCGGAGCACCTGTGGGCCGAAGCGGAGGTTCAGCCGCTGCCTCGGCGGGCTCTGCCGGGGCAGCCCGATGGTGCGCGTGCGCCGGGTGGCGCCCATGCGCCGTCGGCCTCTGTTGTTGTGCCGGTAGGCGAGGGAGATCTTGTTCTGGGGGTCATCTGGATCGCCCGCCCGGACACGGCACAGGAATGGACGCGGGCCGAAATTGGCCTGATCCAGCACGTATCGGGGAACCTGGCTTATGGCCTGATGCAAAGCCACCTGATAGGCGCACAACAGGAGGTCATGTACAAACTCCAGGAACTGGACCAGGCAAAGACCGACTTCCTGACCACGGTGAACCACGAACTCCGAACGCCTCTGACCTCAATCACGGCTTATCTGGACATGATCCGCAGCGGCGCCGGTGGAGCGATTCCCGCGGGCGTGGAGCGGATGGTCGACGTCATTTCACGAAACGCCGAGCGCCTCCGCCGGCTCATCGAGGACATGCTCACCGTCTCGCACCAGAACAGCTCCGGTGAACTCCACTTGAGCCCCGTGAATGTGGGCACCATGCTCCGGCTCGTTGTCTCGGCCTTGCAGCCCCTCGCCGAGTCCCGTTCGCTGTCGCTCACCGTGGCGCACGCGCCAGGAACCGTGACGGTACAGGCCGATGAGGCCAAGCTGGAGCAGGTCTTTTCCAACATCATCAGCAACGCCATCAAATTCACCCCTGACGGCGGCCATGTCGCCGTCAGCAGCGAGATCACCCCGGACCCGGTTCCCAGCGTGGTGGTGCGTGTGGAGGACACCGGCGTCGGAATTCCCGAAAAGGAAATCGACCAAGTGTTTACGCGGTTCTTCCGCGCTTCGAACGCCTCTACGGCGGCTATCCCCGGGAGCGGCCTTGGCCTCGCGATAGTCCACGACATTGTGGAGCGCCATTCCGGCGCGCTGGATATCGAGTCCGGGCTCGGAGTGGGAACCACCGTCTCGGTCCGGCTCCCCCTCAATACCAGGAACTAG
- a CDS encoding S9 family peptidase: MTHTPGSAQPSHAKGPTAPVAKKVPSTREHHGDVFVDNYEWLRDKESSEVIKHLKAENAYQEAVTAHQEPLREAIFQEIKGRTQETDLSVPSRKDHWWYYTRTVEGKEYGIHCRVRAANSGDAVADWTPPVVEAGVELPGEEVLLDGNTEAEGKPFFSIGGTAVTVDGNLYAYAVDNSGEERFTLRIKDLRTGELLPDVIENIFYGVAFSPDGTRIFYTVVDDAWRPYQVKSHVLGTPVSEDQVIYQEDDVAMWLGFELSSDRRYLVLSIGCSEFSETRLLRFDEVDAGLSTVISRDEHILYEAEPFLMDGADGQKTETILLTHNKDAINSMVSIADPAEFAKPLAEQRWRTVVEHSDAVRVNGAGVTSTHLVVAVRQDTIERVQVLPLAGLGTAAQGPAVEPAFDEELYTAGVAGSDYEAPVIRIGYTSFFTPSRVYDFVLPTAALPQGELLLRKESPVLGGYTASDYVATREWATAADGTRVPLSVLRHVYVKQDSSAAGLVYGYGSYEVSMDPGFGVARLSLLDRGIVMVIAHIRGGGELGRRWYDDGKKLNKKNTFTDFIAATDWLASSGWAAPDRIAAMGGSAGGLLMGAVANLAPEKYAAIVAAVPFVDALNTILDPDLPLSALEWEEWGNPITDPEVYHYMKSYTPYENIRAAAYPRIAAVTSFNDTRVLYVEPAKWVQVLRSETTGTAPIVMKIEMDGGHGGASGRYVQWRERAWDYAFVADALGAVELLPGAGLK, from the coding sequence ATGACCCATACTCCCGGTTCCGCCCAGCCGTCCCACGCGAAGGGCCCCACTGCCCCCGTCGCCAAAAAGGTGCCCAGCACCCGTGAGCACCACGGCGATGTTTTCGTGGACAATTACGAATGGCTACGGGACAAGGAGTCCTCCGAGGTCATCAAGCATTTGAAGGCCGAAAACGCCTACCAAGAGGCCGTTACCGCGCACCAGGAACCGCTGCGCGAGGCCATCTTCCAGGAAATCAAGGGCCGTACCCAGGAGACGGACCTCTCGGTCCCCAGCCGCAAGGACCACTGGTGGTACTACACCCGCACCGTCGAGGGCAAGGAGTACGGGATCCATTGCCGTGTCCGGGCTGCAAACTCGGGCGATGCGGTGGCGGACTGGACCCCGCCCGTGGTGGAAGCCGGCGTCGAACTCCCCGGCGAAGAAGTCCTGCTGGACGGCAATACCGAGGCGGAAGGCAAGCCGTTCTTCTCCATTGGCGGCACTGCCGTGACGGTCGACGGCAACCTCTATGCCTACGCTGTGGACAACTCCGGCGAGGAACGCTTCACCCTCCGCATCAAGGACCTGCGGACAGGCGAACTGCTGCCCGACGTCATCGAGAACATCTTCTACGGCGTGGCCTTCTCCCCCGACGGCACCCGGATCTTCTACACCGTGGTGGACGACGCCTGGCGGCCTTACCAGGTGAAGTCGCACGTCCTGGGAACGCCCGTCAGCGAGGACCAGGTGATCTACCAGGAGGACGACGTCGCCATGTGGCTCGGGTTCGAGCTCTCCTCCGACCGGCGGTACCTCGTGCTAAGCATCGGCTGCTCGGAGTTCAGCGAGACGCGCCTGCTGCGCTTCGACGAGGTCGATGCCGGTCTGTCCACCGTGATTTCCCGCGACGAACACATTCTCTACGAGGCCGAGCCGTTCCTCATGGACGGCGCCGATGGACAAAAGACCGAGACCATCCTCCTGACGCACAACAAGGACGCCATCAACTCGATGGTTTCCATCGCGGACCCGGCCGAATTCGCCAAGCCGCTGGCCGAGCAGCGCTGGCGCACCGTCGTCGAGCATTCCGACGCCGTTCGCGTCAACGGTGCCGGCGTTACCTCGACGCATCTGGTGGTGGCGGTACGGCAGGACACGATCGAGCGCGTGCAGGTGCTGCCGCTCGCTGGATTGGGAACCGCGGCGCAGGGCCCGGCTGTTGAGCCTGCCTTCGACGAGGAGCTGTACACGGCAGGGGTGGCGGGTTCCGACTATGAGGCCCCGGTGATCCGGATCGGCTACACGTCCTTCTTCACGCCGTCGCGGGTGTACGACTTTGTGCTGCCCACCGCCGCACTGCCGCAAGGCGAACTGCTGCTGCGGAAAGAAAGCCCGGTACTGGGCGGGTACACCGCCTCGGACTACGTGGCCACCCGGGAATGGGCGACGGCGGCCGACGGCACCCGGGTGCCCTTGTCCGTGCTCCGGCACGTTTACGTGAAGCAGGATTCAAGCGCTGCGGGCCTGGTGTATGGCTATGGCTCCTACGAGGTCAGCATGGATCCGGGTTTCGGCGTGGCGCGCCTGTCCCTCTTGGACCGCGGAATCGTCATGGTGATCGCCCACATCCGCGGCGGCGGCGAGCTCGGCCGGCGCTGGTATGACGACGGGAAGAAGCTCAACAAGAAAAACACCTTCACGGACTTCATCGCGGCAACGGACTGGCTGGCGTCCTCCGGCTGGGCGGCGCCGGATCGGATTGCCGCTATGGGCGGCTCCGCAGGCGGCCTGCTGATGGGTGCCGTGGCGAACCTCGCACCGGAGAAATACGCGGCGATCGTGGCCGCCGTGCCGTTCGTCGACGCGCTGAACACCATCCTGGACCCGGATCTGCCGCTCTCGGCTCTTGAATGGGAGGAATGGGGAAACCCCATCACCGATCCCGAGGTGTACCACTACATGAAGTCCTACACCCCTTACGAGAACATCCGCGCCGCCGCCTACCCCCGGATCGCCGCTGTCACGTCCTTCAACGACACACGCGTGCTCTACGTGGAGCCCGCCAAGTGGGTCCAGGTGCTCCGTTCGGAGACCACAGGGACAGCGCCGATCGTGATGAAGATCGAAATGGACGGTGGACACGGCGGAGCTTCGGGGCGCTACGTTCAGTGGCGCGAGCGTGCTTGGGACTACGCCTTCGTCGCGGATGCACTCGGCGCCGTCGAACTGCTGCCCGGTGCGGGGCTCAAGTAG
- a CDS encoding LCP family protein, producing MDRRRRLWLAAGLAVLLAVVVVLAAIVAGSGPSPSSNPASASAGSKSSTPTHTPPPAAAPAPPTIPELPASDMNILVIGSDSRGNAKEQNNQTVTSGQPKDQRSDCLMLIHVPADRKKIYGISIMRDNWVNIPGFGASKVNAALGLGGIPLVVKTVESLLGTHVDHTVMLDFNGFKTLTDGLGGIDVNVTLPFTASFETHHVFVAGVNHLDGQAALEFVRERYSFVDGDFQRVRNQQTFLRALLVKLSGALQTPAGVLSLVNFAVNDLIVDQGFDPASVAMLAYALRTVDPGASVFFTLPTAGTGTSPDGQSIVVPDYAGIGQVAAALRDGTLPQYAAAHGY from the coding sequence ATGGACCGACGACGGCGGCTGTGGCTAGCGGCAGGGCTCGCAGTTCTGCTTGCGGTCGTTGTAGTCCTTGCTGCGATCGTCGCCGGGTCCGGGCCCTCGCCCTCCAGCAACCCCGCGAGCGCCTCCGCGGGCAGCAAGTCCTCCACCCCGACCCACACCCCGCCACCTGCGGCGGCGCCGGCCCCGCCCACCATCCCGGAGCTTCCCGCAAGCGACATGAACATCCTGGTGATCGGCAGCGACAGCCGCGGAAACGCGAAGGAACAGAACAACCAGACCGTGACAAGCGGACAGCCGAAGGACCAACGCTCTGATTGCCTGATGCTGATCCACGTTCCCGCAGACAGGAAAAAGATCTACGGCATCTCCATCATGCGCGACAATTGGGTCAACATCCCCGGCTTCGGCGCATCAAAAGTCAACGCTGCCCTCGGCCTGGGCGGCATTCCCTTGGTGGTCAAAACCGTTGAATCGCTGCTCGGCACGCACGTGGACCATACGGTCATGCTCGACTTCAACGGCTTCAAGACCCTCACGGATGGCCTCGGCGGAATCGACGTCAATGTCACACTGCCCTTCACTGCCAGCTTTGAAACCCATCACGTCTTCGTCGCCGGAGTGAACCATTTGGACGGCCAAGCGGCCCTCGAGTTCGTCCGCGAGCGCTACTCGTTCGTGGATGGCGACTTCCAACGCGTCCGCAACCAGCAAACGTTCCTCCGCGCCCTGCTGGTCAAGCTCTCTGGCGCCCTCCAGACTCCCGCTGGTGTCCTCAGCCTGGTCAACTTCGCGGTCAATGACCTCATTGTGGACCAAGGATTCGATCCGGCCAGCGTCGCCATGCTGGCCTACGCACTCCGCACCGTGGATCCCGGCGCCTCCGTCTTCTTCACCCTCCCGACCGCAGGGACCGGCACTTCCCCGGACGGGCAATCGATCGTGGTGCCGGATTACGCCGGCATCGGGCAAGTGGCCGCAGCGCTGCGGGACGGCACCCTGCCGCAATATGCGGCAGCGCACGGATACTAA
- a CDS encoding IS110 family transposase, whose amino-acid sequence MQTLQVRVPATGDSSPTSAKGTPEVIVIGIDPHKSSITASAIDSSGCQLAVRRFVVNAGTAKQLLGWAAQWPERRFAIEGANGLGRQIAQILVAGGESVVDVPSTLAMKVRVLSTGGGRKGDPADAFAVAVTALRQENLPAVNAEDQSTILRLLAERREDLGHERARLLNRLHRLLRELIPGCVEPGLSADKAAAALRTIRPATATDALRRELARELLADLRRIDAGIKNNEAQTRDALVASATTLQEIPGVGVVLAAKLLGHGGDITRFPSASHFASYTGTAPLDASSGQQNRHRLNTGGNRQLNSVLHTMAVCQSRDPGPGREYYLKKTAEGKTPREARRALKRRLSNVLYRRILHDHHQAQKPAA is encoded by the coding sequence ATGCAAACACTTCAAGTCAGGGTGCCCGCCACGGGGGATTCATCACCGACATCGGCGAAAGGAACCCCGGAAGTGATCGTTATCGGCATCGACCCGCATAAATCCTCCATCACCGCCTCAGCCATCGACTCCTCGGGCTGTCAGCTCGCGGTGCGGCGTTTCGTGGTCAACGCAGGCACTGCCAAGCAACTGCTGGGCTGGGCGGCGCAATGGCCCGAACGCAGATTCGCTATCGAGGGTGCCAACGGCCTCGGTCGACAAATTGCCCAGATCCTTGTGGCCGGCGGAGAGTCCGTTGTGGATGTTCCCTCGACACTGGCCATGAAGGTCCGAGTCCTTTCCACCGGCGGTGGCCGCAAGGGTGACCCGGCCGATGCGTTCGCCGTTGCCGTCACTGCACTCCGACAGGAGAATCTGCCCGCGGTAAATGCAGAAGACCAGAGTACGATTCTGCGCCTGCTGGCCGAACGCCGCGAAGACCTGGGCCACGAACGGGCCCGGCTGCTCAACCGGCTGCACCGGCTTCTGCGCGAGCTTATCCCTGGATGTGTTGAGCCCGGCCTCAGTGCCGACAAGGCCGCCGCCGCGTTGCGTACCATCCGGCCCGCAACAGCCACCGATGCACTCAGACGCGAGCTCGCCCGGGAACTGCTGGCCGATCTACGGCGTATCGATGCCGGTATCAAGAACAACGAGGCACAAACTCGCGACGCTCTGGTCGCGTCGGCCACCACCCTGCAGGAGATCCCAGGAGTCGGTGTCGTCCTGGCGGCAAAACTACTCGGCCACGGCGGCGACATCACCAGATTCCCCAGCGCCTCACACTTCGCCAGCTACACCGGAACAGCACCCTTGGACGCCTCCAGCGGTCAACAAAACCGTCACAGACTCAACACCGGAGGCAACCGGCAGCTCAACTCCGTGCTGCACACCATGGCCGTGTGCCAAAGCCGTGACCCGGGACCAGGCCGGGAGTACTACCTGAAGAAAACCGCCGAAGGAAAGACACCCCGCGAAGCACGTAGGGCACTCAAGCGACGCCTCTCCAATGTCCTCTACCGGCGGATCCTGCACGACCACCACCAAGCCCAAAAGCCGGCTGCTTGA
- a CDS encoding Fur family transcriptional regulator: MTDHTAEQEAWAAALHSHGRRVTKQRLAVLAAVEHHPHSPAEGILAAARVELPELTAQSVYVVLSDLTDLQMLRRFEPPHSPALYETRVGDNHHHAVCISCGRVEDVDCAVGHAPCLTPHWDEHSKPMTIQIADVLYQGICQDCQAKELQPEQLPAAGFPVNP, translated from the coding sequence ATGACAGATCACACGGCAGAGCAGGAAGCGTGGGCCGCGGCCCTGCATTCCCATGGCCGCCGCGTGACCAAGCAGCGGCTGGCAGTCCTCGCCGCCGTCGAACATCACCCGCATTCCCCGGCGGAAGGCATCCTTGCCGCCGCCCGCGTGGAACTCCCTGAACTGACGGCGCAGTCTGTTTATGTGGTGCTCAGCGACCTGACGGACCTGCAGATGCTGCGCCGCTTCGAACCCCCACACTCCCCCGCCCTGTACGAAACCCGCGTGGGCGACAACCACCACCACGCCGTGTGCATCAGCTGCGGCCGGGTCGAAGATGTGGACTGCGCCGTGGGCCACGCCCCCTGCCTCACCCCGCATTGGGACGAACATTCCAAGCCCATGACAATCCAGATCGCAGACGTCCTGTACCAGGGCATCTGCCAGGACTGCCAGGCCAAAGAACTTCAGCCGGAGCAACTGCCCGCGGCTGGATTCCCTGTAAACCCATAA
- the katG gene encoding catalase/peroxidase HPI — protein MSESTIATCPVAHGGRAHPTKGAPNNEWWPNKLNLKILAKNPAVANPLGSGFDYTQAFNELDLDAVKADLAETMTKSYDWWPADFGHYGPFLVRMAWHSAGTYRSHDGRGGAGAGQQRFAPLNSWPDNVSLDKARRLLWPIKKKYGQSISWADLMILAGNVAMETMGFKTFGFAGGRPDVWEADDDVYWGPEKVWLDDERYTGDRELQAPLAAVQMGLIYVNPEGPNGNPDPLASARDIRETFMRMGMNDEETVALIAGGHTFGKTHGAHSDDKIGPDPEAAPLELQGLGWKNGYGTGHGADTVSSGLEVTWTYHPTRWDNEFFHILFAYEWELMESPAGAKQWRPKDNGGAGLVQEAHAGSGTREPRMLTSDLALRADPAYEAISRRFKDDLGALEDAFGRAWFKLTHRDMGPKARYLGKEVPVEDLVWQDPLPAAPVQTIGEAGIAVLKEKIAASGLSVEDLVSTAWKAAASFRGSDKRGGANGGRIRLEPQVNWSVNQPEKLKPVIARLEDIAADFNASSEIKVSFADVVVLAGGVGVEQAALAAGHDITVPFTPGRVDATQEQTSPEQFAWLEPVADGFRNYDSGFLKLPSEYLLIDRANLLNVSAPEMTVLIGGLRVLGNNWDGSNQGVFTERPGTLSNDFFVNLLELGLEWTPDAEEKTYTTTDGRWIGSRADLVFGSNSELRALAEVYASDDAQETFAADFAKAWAKVMDNDRFDLKK, from the coding sequence GTGTCTGAGAGCACCATTGCCACGTGCCCCGTAGCGCACGGCGGCCGCGCACACCCCACCAAGGGCGCCCCGAACAACGAGTGGTGGCCCAACAAGCTAAACCTGAAGATCCTGGCGAAGAACCCGGCGGTAGCGAACCCGCTCGGCTCCGGCTTCGACTACACCCAGGCCTTCAACGAGCTGGACCTGGACGCCGTGAAGGCGGACCTGGCCGAGACCATGACCAAGTCATACGACTGGTGGCCAGCCGACTTTGGCCACTACGGTCCGTTCCTCGTGCGCATGGCCTGGCATTCCGCCGGCACCTACCGCTCCCACGACGGCCGCGGCGGCGCCGGCGCCGGTCAGCAGCGCTTCGCACCACTGAACTCCTGGCCGGATAACGTCAGCCTGGACAAGGCCCGCCGCCTGCTGTGGCCGATCAAGAAGAAGTACGGCCAGTCCATCTCCTGGGCCGACCTGATGATCCTGGCAGGAAACGTTGCCATGGAGACCATGGGCTTCAAGACCTTCGGCTTCGCCGGCGGCCGCCCGGACGTCTGGGAAGCAGACGACGACGTCTACTGGGGCCCGGAGAAGGTCTGGCTCGACGACGAGCGCTACACCGGCGACCGCGAGCTCCAGGCGCCGCTGGCCGCAGTCCAGATGGGCCTGATCTACGTCAACCCGGAAGGCCCCAACGGCAACCCGGACCCGCTGGCCTCCGCCCGCGACATCCGCGAAACGTTTATGCGCATGGGCATGAACGACGAAGAGACCGTGGCGCTGATCGCCGGCGGCCACACCTTCGGCAAGACCCACGGCGCCCACTCGGATGACAAGATCGGTCCGGATCCCGAGGCCGCTCCCCTGGAGTTGCAGGGTCTGGGCTGGAAGAACGGCTACGGCACCGGCCACGGCGCTGACACCGTCAGCTCGGGCCTGGAGGTCACCTGGACCTACCACCCGACCCGCTGGGACAACGAATTCTTCCACATCCTCTTTGCCTACGAGTGGGAACTCATGGAGTCCCCTGCCGGCGCCAAGCAGTGGCGTCCGAAGGACAATGGCGGCGCGGGCCTGGTTCAGGAAGCACACGCCGGCTCCGGCACCCGCGAACCCCGCATGCTCACCAGCGACCTGGCCCTGCGGGCCGACCCGGCCTACGAGGCTATCTCCCGCCGCTTCAAGGACGACCTTGGCGCCCTGGAAGACGCCTTCGGCCGCGCCTGGTTCAAGCTGACCCACCGTGACATGGGCCCGAAGGCTCGCTACCTCGGCAAGGAGGTTCCGGTCGAGGACCTGGTCTGGCAGGATCCACTGCCCGCGGCACCTGTGCAGACCATCGGTGAGGCCGGGATCGCCGTCCTCAAGGAGAAGATCGCCGCTTCCGGCCTGTCCGTCGAGGACCTGGTCTCCACAGCCTGGAAGGCAGCTGCTTCATTCCGCGGATCCGACAAGCGCGGCGGCGCCAACGGTGGCCGGATCCGCCTGGAACCCCAGGTGAACTGGTCCGTGAACCAGCCGGAGAAACTGAAGCCGGTCATCGCCAGGCTCGAGGACATCGCCGCCGATTTCAACGCTTCCTCCGAGATCAAAGTCTCGTTCGCCGACGTCGTCGTCCTCGCCGGTGGCGTGGGTGTGGAGCAGGCAGCCCTGGCTGCCGGCCACGACATCACGGTTCCGTTCACCCCCGGCCGGGTTGACGCCACCCAGGAGCAGACCAGCCCGGAGCAGTTCGCCTGGCTGGAGCCCGTTGCCGACGGTTTCCGCAACTACGACAGCGGCTTCCTGAAGCTTCCCAGCGAGTACCTGCTGATCGACCGCGCGAACCTGCTGAACGTTTCCGCCCCGGAAATGACCGTCCTCATCGGCGGACTGCGCGTCCTGGGCAACAACTGGGACGGCTCCAACCAGGGCGTCTTCACCGAACGCCCGGGCACGCTGAGCAACGACTTCTTCGTCAACCTCCTGGAGCTTGGCCTCGAGTGGACCCCGGACGCAGAAGAGAAGACCTACACCACCACCGACGGCCGCTGGATCGGCAGCCGCGCGGACCTGGTGTTCGGCTCCAACTCCGAGCTCCGCGCCCTCGCCGAGGTCTACGCCTCGGACGACGCGCAGGAGACGTTCGCCGCGGACTTCGCCAAAGCGTGGGCCAAGGTCATGGACAACGACCGCTTCGACCTGAAGAAGTAG